In Streptomyces camelliae, the sequence CGGCCGCGGGCCGGAGGTTCACCCGGGGTTTCCGTGCGCGCCGATCACCTGGCCCTGGTCAGCGGCTGCCGTCCAGGATGACCCGGGCTACCAGTGCCGGATCGTCGTTCATCGGGCAGTGGCCGCAGCCGGGCAGCCGCACCAGGCGGGCGTGCGGGATCATCTGCTTGGCGCGCACGCCCTGCCGGCGCACGAGGATCCGGTCCCGGGTGCCCCAGCCCACCGTGACGGGCAGGCCCGACAGCTCGTCGGTGAACCGGACCGCCCGGCCCGCCCGCAGCGTCGCGTCGAACCCGGTGGCGCCCACGAGCGCGAGCGTCTCGGCCACCACGGCCTCGGGCGCGCGGCGCGCGGGCCGGGCGTAGATCGTGCTCGTCAGCGCCGTACGCCCGGCCGCCGTACGCGACAGCCGCTCCACCAGCGGCACCGGCATCCGCTGGGCGACGGCCCGCATCGTGAGCAGCACCGTGAAGGCGTACCGGCGCTCGGCCTCGGTCCAGAATCCGGCGGGGGACAGGGCCGTGACGGACCGTACGAGCTTCTCCCGGCCCAGCTCCAGGGCGAGCAGACCGCCCAGCGAGTTGCCCGCGACGTGTGGGCGGTCCAGCTCCAGCACCTCGAACAGGGTGCCGAGCACGGTGTTGGTGGCGGGCAGGGTGTAGCCGAGGCCGTCCGGCAGGCCCGGCGAGGCGCCGAAGCCCGGCAGGTCCACGGCGATCACCTCCCGCTCGGTGGCGAGGATGTCCACGACCGGGTCCCAGGCCTGCCGGTGGTGGCCGATTCCGTGCAGCAGGACCAGCGGTTCGCCGCGCCCCACGCGCGTGTAGGACACGGTCACGTCCTTCGGGCCGTGCGGACCGGGGACCGGGAAGGAGACGGTGGTGGACATGGGGGTGCTCCTCGTCTGGGTGCTGACGGACGGTCGGGCTGCTGTCGACGGTCTGGGCGGATACCGGCGGACGCCGTAGACAGCTTGTCAGCAATTACTACCGCCCGGTAGCCCCTGGTGACCCCGAGCGATCAACCCGCCCGGCGCACCTCGATGTTGAAGTCCGCACTGCCGGAGTTCCGGAACAGCGTCAGCCACAGCGGCAGATACATCTCCACCGCCCGCGCCGACCGGATCCCGCCCAGGTCCAGCACCCGCGCCGCCGGCCAGCCGAACTCTCCGAGCAGCGCCGTCACCTGCGCCTTGGCCCCGGCGTCGTCACCGCTCACGAAGACGTTGTGCGCGCCCGGCACCCGCCCGGGATCCACCATCACCTGACAGTTGACCGTGTTCAGCGACTTCACCACGCGCGCGTGCGGGAACGCCCGCTGGATCTGCTCGCCCACGCTGTCCGACTCCACCGGGTCCAGGCGAGGCTGCCCGTCCTCGAAGGCCAGCGGATTGGACACGTCCACCAGGACCTTGCCGTCGAGGTGCTCCGCGCCGGCCGCCCGCAGGGCGTCGAGCGCCACCCGGCCGCTCACCGCGTTGATGATCAGCTCGCCCGCCGCGGCCGCCTCCGCGAACGTACCCGCATGGGCCCGGCCCGCCGCAGCGGTGGCCCACTCCTGCGCGACCGGATTGTCCTTGGTGCGCGATCCGAGGGTCACCTCGTGCCCCAGCTCCACCAGCCGGCCCGCCAGCGTACGGCCCACCTCGCCCGTGCCCAGCACCCCGTACCGCATCGGCCACCTCCCGCACACCGGCCGCCGACCCCCGGCGGTCCGCGGTCATTGTGATCCGCACGGGCGCCGGACGGGCCGATTACGGCCGGACGCGCCGCGCGCGTGTCGGCGGGCCGACCGGACGCTCGGGGCGCTCGGGAGGGGGTGCCGCGAGAGGGAGGGGCGGAACCGGCCCCGTGCGGTGCGTGCCCGATGATGGTCCCGTGAGCGCCGACACCGCGACCGACGTCTTCGAAGAACACCGGCCCCTGCTCATGGGGGTCGCCTACCGCATGCTCGGCCGGATCGCCGACGCCGAGGACGTGGTCCAGGACGCCTGGCTGCGCTGGTCCGGCGCCGACCGCGCGGCGGTCCGCGAACCGGCCGCCTACCTCGTGCGCATCGCCACCCGCCTGTCGATCGACCGCCTCCACCAGGTGCGGGCGCGCGGCGAGGCGTACGTCGGTCCATGGCTGCCGGAGCCCTATGTCACCGAGTTCGGCGACACCGCCCCGGACGCCGCCGACCGCGCCCTGCTCGCCGACAGCGTCTCCTTCGCCGTCCTGGTCGTCCTGGAGTCGCTGTCCCCGCTGGAGCGGGCCGTCTTCGTGCTCAGAGAGGCGTTCGGCTACCCGTACGCCGAGATCGCCACGCTGCTCGACCGCGGCGAGCCGGCCGTACGACAGCTCGCCGGGCGGGCGCGCCGGCACGTCGAGGAACGCCGGCCGCGCTACGAGGTCGACCCCGCCCAGCGGCGCGAGATGACCGAGCGTTTCCTGGTTGCGGCCTCGGAGGGCGACCTGGACGGGCTCATGGCGCTGCTCGCCCCCGACGTGCGCCTGGTCGGCGACAGCGGCGGCAAGGCCAAGACACCGAGCCGGATCATGCACACCGCCGACAAGGTCGGCCGTTTCCTGGCCGCCACCGTACCGACGGCCCCGGCGGAGATGTCGTACCGCTTCGTGGAGGCCAACGGCGGCCCGGCCGTCCTGGTCATGCACGGCGACCAGCCCGACAACCTCTTCCAACTGGAGATCGCCGACGGCCGCGTCACGACCGTGTACA encodes:
- a CDS encoding RNA polymerase sigma-70 factor, with amino-acid sequence MSADTATDVFEEHRPLLMGVAYRMLGRIADAEDVVQDAWLRWSGADRAAVREPAAYLVRIATRLSIDRLHQVRARGEAYVGPWLPEPYVTEFGDTAPDAADRALLADSVSFAVLVVLESLSPLERAVFVLREAFGYPYAEIATLLDRGEPAVRQLAGRARRHVEERRPRYEVDPAQRREMTERFLVAASEGDLDGLMALLAPDVRLVGDSGGKAKTPSRIMHTADKVGRFLAATVPTAPAEMSYRFVEANGGPAVLVMHGDQPDNLFQLEIADGRVTTVYIVRNPDKLRHLTAR
- a CDS encoding NADPH-dependent F420 reductase → MRYGVLGTGEVGRTLAGRLVELGHEVTLGSRTKDNPVAQEWATAAAGRAHAGTFAEAAAAGELIINAVSGRVALDALRAAGAEHLDGKVLVDVSNPLAFEDGQPRLDPVESDSVGEQIQRAFPHARVVKSLNTVNCQVMVDPGRVPGAHNVFVSGDDAGAKAQVTALLGEFGWPAARVLDLGGIRSARAVEMYLPLWLTLFRNSGSADFNIEVRRAG
- a CDS encoding alpha/beta fold hydrolase is translated as MSTTVSFPVPGPHGPKDVTVSYTRVGRGEPLVLLHGIGHHRQAWDPVVDILATEREVIAVDLPGFGASPGLPDGLGYTLPATNTVLGTLFEVLELDRPHVAGNSLGGLLALELGREKLVRSVTALSPAGFWTEAERRYAFTVLLTMRAVAQRMPVPLVERLSRTAAGRTALTSTIYARPARRAPEAVVAETLALVGATGFDATLRAGRAVRFTDELSGLPVTVGWGTRDRILVRRQGVRAKQMIPHARLVRLPGCGHCPMNDDPALVARVILDGSR